A window of Apium graveolens cultivar Ventura chromosome 8, ASM990537v1, whole genome shotgun sequence contains these coding sequences:
- the LOC141677362 gene encoding oxysterol-binding protein-related protein 2A-like isoform X3, protein MKYDNALAIFQISSFRESKSDNRRFYIFTATKTLHLRTHSRKERVEWIKALFSARSLFSLRPLNENFSLVPNDLSISTARLKKRLLEDGICETLVKDCEQIMLSEFSEIEGQVKVLCEERSNLLDTLRQLEASNFEAETSGVQDGGYHLSKNEYGEGREYSTTESSDDVEKQEFDEVSDEEDTCFFDTTENFLETTTSSGPVDHTMYSDKNESQVSDPNKINDKTDTCNSRYPDIERRKRLPDPVEKEKGVSLWSMIKDMVGKDLSRVCLPVYFNEPISSLQKCFEELEYSYLLDRAYEHGKEGNSLLRILNVAAFAVSGYASSDGRHCKPFNPMLGETYEADYPDKGLRFFSEKVSHHPTIIACHSEGKGWKFWGDSNLRSKFWGRSIQLDPVGTLTLEFDDGEIFQWSKVTTTIYNLILGKLYCDHHGTMQINGNRQYSCKLKFKEQSILDRNPRQVNGSVEDVSGKKVASLCGKWDDSMYYTEGDGSIKMKDFSDASLLWKRNETPPNLTRYNLTPFAITLNELTPGLQEMLPCTDSRLRPDQRHLENGEYDKANEEKLRLETRQRMSRKIQENGWKARWFRRESEDSSFHYAGGYWEARETGKWNDCPDIFGDFSDSGVNSNKVS, encoded by the exons ATGAAATATGATAATGCCCTGGCTATTTTT CAGATCTCTTCATTTAGAGAGAGTAAGTCTGACAATAGACGATTTTACATATTTACTGCTACTAAGACTCTTCACCTGAGGACACATTCCAGAAAAGAGAGGGTGGAATGGATAAAGGCTTTATTTTCAGCTAGAAGTCTTTTTTCCCTAAGACCATTAAACGAAAATTTTTCTCTTGTGCCAAATGACTTGTCTATTTCTACCGCAAGGCTTAAGAAACGGTTGCTTGAAGATGGGATCTGTGAGACACTTGTCAAGGACTGTGAGCAGATTATGCTTTCAGAATTTTCGGAGATAGAAGGACAAGTTAAAGTTCTTTGTGAAGAGCGCTCCAATTTGCTTGACACATTGAGGCAGTTAGAG GCGTCAAATTTCGAAGCTGAGACCTCTGGTGTTCAGGATGGTGGATACCACTTATCAAAGAATGAATATGGAGAAGGGCGTG AATACAGCACAACTGAATCATCAGATGATGTCGAGAAACAAGAATTTGATGAAGTGTCAGATGAAGAGGATACATGCTTTTTCGACACCACGGAGAATTTTCTTGAAACAACCACCAGTTCTGGTCCCGTGGATCACACAATGTACAGTGACAAAAATGAAAGTCAAGTTAGTGATCCAAACAAAATTAATGATAAAACTGATACTTGCAACTCCAGATATCCTGACATTGAGAGGAGAAAAAGGCTACCAGATCCAGTTGAAAAGGAGAAAGGGGTCAGTCTCTGGTCTATGATCAAGGATATGGTGGGAAAAGATCTGAGTCGTGTCTGTCTTCCGGTATATTTTAATGAGCCAATATCTTCTCTCCAAAAATGCTTCGAGGAATTAGAGTATTCTTACCTTTTAGATCGGGCATATGAGCACGGGAAGGAG GGCAACAGTCTCCTAAGAATACTGAATGTTGCTGCTTTTGCGGTTTCCGGATATGCATCATCTGATGGCCGGCATTGTAAACCTTTCAATCCTATGTTAGGAGAAACTTATGAAGCTGACTATCCTGATAAAGGACTGCGATTCTTCTCTGAAAAG GTAAGTCATCATCCAACCATCATTGCCTGCCACTCTGAGGGGAAAGGGTGGAAATTTTGGGGGGACAGCAACCTTAGATCAAAATTCTGGGGAAGATCAATTCAGCTTGATCCTGTTGGAACACTTACTCTAGAGTTTGATGATGGCGAGATTTTTCAATGGAGCAAG GTCACTACTACCATTTATAATCTTATCCTTGGTAAATTGTATTGTGACCACCATGGGACAATGCAAATCAATGGTAATCGCCAGTATTCATGCAAACTCAAGTTCAAAGAGCAATCCATTCTAGATCGAAATCCTCGTCAG GTTAATGGATCTGTGGAAGATGTCTCTGGAAAAAAAGTTGCTTCACTTTGCGGGAAGTGGGATGACAGCATGTACTATACAGAAGGAGATGGGAGTATaaagatgaaagatttttctgaTGCATCTTTGCTCTGGAAGAGGAATGAAACGCCTCCTAATCTTACGCGGTACAACTTAACACCATTCGCGATCACACTAAATGAGTTAACACCAGGACTACAG GAGATGCTTCCGTGTACGGATTCAAGACTTAGACCAGATCAACGACATTTAGAGAATGGTGAGTATGACAAGGCAAATGAAGAGAAGCTAAGGTTGGAGACGCGGCAGAGGATG TCGAGAAAAATACAAGAAAATGGCTGGAAGGCCAGGTGGTTTAGAAGAGAAAGTGAGGACTCCTCCTTTCACTATGCAGGCGGTTATTGGGAAGCACGAGAGACAGGAAAATGGAACGACTGCCCAGATATATTTGGCGATTTCAGCGATTCTGGGGTTAATTCAAACAAGGTGTCCTGA
- the LOC141677362 gene encoding oxysterol-binding protein-related protein 2A-like isoform X4 encodes MKYDNALAIFISSFRESKSDNRRFYIFTATKTLHLRTHSRKERVEWIKALFSARSLFSLRPLNENFSLVPNDLSISTARLKKRLLEDGICETLVKDCEQIMLSEFSEIEGQVKVLCEERSNLLDTLRQLEASNFEAETSGVQDGGYHLSKNEYGEGREYSTTESSDDVEKQEFDEVSDEEDTCFFDTTENFLETTTSSGPVDHTMYSDKNESQVSDPNKINDKTDTCNSRYPDIERRKRLPDPVEKEKGVSLWSMIKDMVGKDLSRVCLPVYFNEPISSLQKCFEELEYSYLLDRAYEHGKEGNSLLRILNVAAFAVSGYASSDGRHCKPFNPMLGETYEADYPDKGLRFFSEKVSHHPTIIACHSEGKGWKFWGDSNLRSKFWGRSIQLDPVGTLTLEFDDGEIFQWSKVTTTIYNLILGKLYCDHHGTMQINGNRQYSCKLKFKEQSILDRNPRQVNGSVEDVSGKKVASLCGKWDDSMYYTEGDGSIKMKDFSDASLLWKRNETPPNLTRYNLTPFAITLNELTPGLQEMLPCTDSRLRPDQRHLENGEYDKANEEKLRLETRQRMSRKIQENGWKARWFRRESEDSSFHYAGGYWEARETGKWNDCPDIFGDFSDSGVNSNKVS; translated from the exons ATGAAATATGATAATGCCCTGGCTATTTTT ATCTCTTCATTTAGAGAGAGTAAGTCTGACAATAGACGATTTTACATATTTACTGCTACTAAGACTCTTCACCTGAGGACACATTCCAGAAAAGAGAGGGTGGAATGGATAAAGGCTTTATTTTCAGCTAGAAGTCTTTTTTCCCTAAGACCATTAAACGAAAATTTTTCTCTTGTGCCAAATGACTTGTCTATTTCTACCGCAAGGCTTAAGAAACGGTTGCTTGAAGATGGGATCTGTGAGACACTTGTCAAGGACTGTGAGCAGATTATGCTTTCAGAATTTTCGGAGATAGAAGGACAAGTTAAAGTTCTTTGTGAAGAGCGCTCCAATTTGCTTGACACATTGAGGCAGTTAGAG GCGTCAAATTTCGAAGCTGAGACCTCTGGTGTTCAGGATGGTGGATACCACTTATCAAAGAATGAATATGGAGAAGGGCGTG AATACAGCACAACTGAATCATCAGATGATGTCGAGAAACAAGAATTTGATGAAGTGTCAGATGAAGAGGATACATGCTTTTTCGACACCACGGAGAATTTTCTTGAAACAACCACCAGTTCTGGTCCCGTGGATCACACAATGTACAGTGACAAAAATGAAAGTCAAGTTAGTGATCCAAACAAAATTAATGATAAAACTGATACTTGCAACTCCAGATATCCTGACATTGAGAGGAGAAAAAGGCTACCAGATCCAGTTGAAAAGGAGAAAGGGGTCAGTCTCTGGTCTATGATCAAGGATATGGTGGGAAAAGATCTGAGTCGTGTCTGTCTTCCGGTATATTTTAATGAGCCAATATCTTCTCTCCAAAAATGCTTCGAGGAATTAGAGTATTCTTACCTTTTAGATCGGGCATATGAGCACGGGAAGGAG GGCAACAGTCTCCTAAGAATACTGAATGTTGCTGCTTTTGCGGTTTCCGGATATGCATCATCTGATGGCCGGCATTGTAAACCTTTCAATCCTATGTTAGGAGAAACTTATGAAGCTGACTATCCTGATAAAGGACTGCGATTCTTCTCTGAAAAG GTAAGTCATCATCCAACCATCATTGCCTGCCACTCTGAGGGGAAAGGGTGGAAATTTTGGGGGGACAGCAACCTTAGATCAAAATTCTGGGGAAGATCAATTCAGCTTGATCCTGTTGGAACACTTACTCTAGAGTTTGATGATGGCGAGATTTTTCAATGGAGCAAG GTCACTACTACCATTTATAATCTTATCCTTGGTAAATTGTATTGTGACCACCATGGGACAATGCAAATCAATGGTAATCGCCAGTATTCATGCAAACTCAAGTTCAAAGAGCAATCCATTCTAGATCGAAATCCTCGTCAG GTTAATGGATCTGTGGAAGATGTCTCTGGAAAAAAAGTTGCTTCACTTTGCGGGAAGTGGGATGACAGCATGTACTATACAGAAGGAGATGGGAGTATaaagatgaaagatttttctgaTGCATCTTTGCTCTGGAAGAGGAATGAAACGCCTCCTAATCTTACGCGGTACAACTTAACACCATTCGCGATCACACTAAATGAGTTAACACCAGGACTACAG GAGATGCTTCCGTGTACGGATTCAAGACTTAGACCAGATCAACGACATTTAGAGAATGGTGAGTATGACAAGGCAAATGAAGAGAAGCTAAGGTTGGAGACGCGGCAGAGGATG TCGAGAAAAATACAAGAAAATGGCTGGAAGGCCAGGTGGTTTAGAAGAGAAAGTGAGGACTCCTCCTTTCACTATGCAGGCGGTTATTGGGAAGCACGAGAGACAGGAAAATGGAACGACTGCCCAGATATATTTGGCGATTTCAGCGATTCTGGGGTTAATTCAAACAAGGTGTCCTGA
- the LOC141677362 gene encoding oxysterol-binding protein-related protein 2A-like isoform X2: protein MRVKQMHPLCCITLDNSPIGDHSPDLTISDVPLDANAGSESASCFAGVLYKWTNYGKGWRSRWFILRNGVISYSKLRVENRDVLSSSEDVRIIGDASSSRLSRLGSSGGSRVQTKPPGIVHLKISSFRESKSDNRRFYIFTATKTLHLRTHSRKERVEWIKALFSARSLFSLRPLNENFSLVPNDLSISTARLKKRLLEDGICETLVKDCEQIMLSEFSEIEGQVKVLCEERSNLLDTLRQLEASNFEAETSGVQDGGYHLSKNEYGEGREYSTTESSDDVEKQEFDEVSDEEDTCFFDTTENFLETTTSSGPVDHTMYSDKNESQVSDPNKINDKTDTCNSRYPDIERRKRLPDPVEKEKGVSLWSMIKDMVGKDLSRVCLPVYFNEPISSLQKCFEELEYSYLLDRAYEHGKEGNSLLRILNVAAFAVSGYASSDGRHCKPFNPMLGETYEADYPDKGLRFFSEKVSHHPTIIACHSEGKGWKFWGDSNLRSKFWGRSIQLDPVGTLTLEFDDGEIFQWSKVTTTIYNLILGKLYCDHHGTMQINGNRQYSCKLKFKEQSILDRNPRQVNGSVEDVSGKKVASLCGKWDDSMYYTEGDGSIKMKDFSDASLLWKRNETPPNLTRYNLTPFAITLNELTPGLQEMLPCTDSRLRPDQRHLENGEYDKANEEKLRLETRQRMSRKIQENGWKARWFRRESEDSSFHYAGGYWEARETGKWNDCPDIFGDFSDSGVNSNKVS from the exons ATGCGTGTAAAACAAATGCATCCTCTGTGTTGCATAACACTCGACAATTCGCCGATCGGAGATCACTCGCCGGACTTAACAATCTCCGACGTACCACTCGACGCCAATGCTGGATCTGAGTCGGCCAGTTGCTTCGCTGGAGTACTTTATAAGTGGACTAACTACGGTAAAGGCTGGAGATCTCGCTGGTTTATTCTCCGTAACGGTGTCATTTCTTACTCTAAGCTTCGTGTCGAAAATCGAGATGTTTTGAGTTCTAGTGAAGATGTTCGGATCATTGGAGACGCTTCATCTAGTCGGTTGTCGCGTCTTGGCAGCTCCGGTGGAAGTAGAGTTCAGACTAAACCTCCTGGAATTGTCCATCTCAAG ATCTCTTCATTTAGAGAGAGTAAGTCTGACAATAGACGATTTTACATATTTACTGCTACTAAGACTCTTCACCTGAGGACACATTCCAGAAAAGAGAGGGTGGAATGGATAAAGGCTTTATTTTCAGCTAGAAGTCTTTTTTCCCTAAGACCATTAAACGAAAATTTTTCTCTTGTGCCAAATGACTTGTCTATTTCTACCGCAAGGCTTAAGAAACGGTTGCTTGAAGATGGGATCTGTGAGACACTTGTCAAGGACTGTGAGCAGATTATGCTTTCAGAATTTTCGGAGATAGAAGGACAAGTTAAAGTTCTTTGTGAAGAGCGCTCCAATTTGCTTGACACATTGAGGCAGTTAGAG GCGTCAAATTTCGAAGCTGAGACCTCTGGTGTTCAGGATGGTGGATACCACTTATCAAAGAATGAATATGGAGAAGGGCGTG AATACAGCACAACTGAATCATCAGATGATGTCGAGAAACAAGAATTTGATGAAGTGTCAGATGAAGAGGATACATGCTTTTTCGACACCACGGAGAATTTTCTTGAAACAACCACCAGTTCTGGTCCCGTGGATCACACAATGTACAGTGACAAAAATGAAAGTCAAGTTAGTGATCCAAACAAAATTAATGATAAAACTGATACTTGCAACTCCAGATATCCTGACATTGAGAGGAGAAAAAGGCTACCAGATCCAGTTGAAAAGGAGAAAGGGGTCAGTCTCTGGTCTATGATCAAGGATATGGTGGGAAAAGATCTGAGTCGTGTCTGTCTTCCGGTATATTTTAATGAGCCAATATCTTCTCTCCAAAAATGCTTCGAGGAATTAGAGTATTCTTACCTTTTAGATCGGGCATATGAGCACGGGAAGGAG GGCAACAGTCTCCTAAGAATACTGAATGTTGCTGCTTTTGCGGTTTCCGGATATGCATCATCTGATGGCCGGCATTGTAAACCTTTCAATCCTATGTTAGGAGAAACTTATGAAGCTGACTATCCTGATAAAGGACTGCGATTCTTCTCTGAAAAG GTAAGTCATCATCCAACCATCATTGCCTGCCACTCTGAGGGGAAAGGGTGGAAATTTTGGGGGGACAGCAACCTTAGATCAAAATTCTGGGGAAGATCAATTCAGCTTGATCCTGTTGGAACACTTACTCTAGAGTTTGATGATGGCGAGATTTTTCAATGGAGCAAG GTCACTACTACCATTTATAATCTTATCCTTGGTAAATTGTATTGTGACCACCATGGGACAATGCAAATCAATGGTAATCGCCAGTATTCATGCAAACTCAAGTTCAAAGAGCAATCCATTCTAGATCGAAATCCTCGTCAG GTTAATGGATCTGTGGAAGATGTCTCTGGAAAAAAAGTTGCTTCACTTTGCGGGAAGTGGGATGACAGCATGTACTATACAGAAGGAGATGGGAGTATaaagatgaaagatttttctgaTGCATCTTTGCTCTGGAAGAGGAATGAAACGCCTCCTAATCTTACGCGGTACAACTTAACACCATTCGCGATCACACTAAATGAGTTAACACCAGGACTACAG GAGATGCTTCCGTGTACGGATTCAAGACTTAGACCAGATCAACGACATTTAGAGAATGGTGAGTATGACAAGGCAAATGAAGAGAAGCTAAGGTTGGAGACGCGGCAGAGGATG TCGAGAAAAATACAAGAAAATGGCTGGAAGGCCAGGTGGTTTAGAAGAGAAAGTGAGGACTCCTCCTTTCACTATGCAGGCGGTTATTGGGAAGCACGAGAGACAGGAAAATGGAACGACTGCCCAGATATATTTGGCGATTTCAGCGATTCTGGGGTTAATTCAAACAAGGTGTCCTGA
- the LOC141677362 gene encoding oxysterol-binding protein-related protein 2A-like isoform X1 — translation MRVKQMHPLCCITLDNSPIGDHSPDLTISDVPLDANAGSESASCFAGVLYKWTNYGKGWRSRWFILRNGVISYSKLRVENRDVLSSSEDVRIIGDASSSRLSRLGSSGGSRVQTKPPGIVHLKQISSFRESKSDNRRFYIFTATKTLHLRTHSRKERVEWIKALFSARSLFSLRPLNENFSLVPNDLSISTARLKKRLLEDGICETLVKDCEQIMLSEFSEIEGQVKVLCEERSNLLDTLRQLEASNFEAETSGVQDGGYHLSKNEYGEGREYSTTESSDDVEKQEFDEVSDEEDTCFFDTTENFLETTTSSGPVDHTMYSDKNESQVSDPNKINDKTDTCNSRYPDIERRKRLPDPVEKEKGVSLWSMIKDMVGKDLSRVCLPVYFNEPISSLQKCFEELEYSYLLDRAYEHGKEGNSLLRILNVAAFAVSGYASSDGRHCKPFNPMLGETYEADYPDKGLRFFSEKVSHHPTIIACHSEGKGWKFWGDSNLRSKFWGRSIQLDPVGTLTLEFDDGEIFQWSKVTTTIYNLILGKLYCDHHGTMQINGNRQYSCKLKFKEQSILDRNPRQVNGSVEDVSGKKVASLCGKWDDSMYYTEGDGSIKMKDFSDASLLWKRNETPPNLTRYNLTPFAITLNELTPGLQEMLPCTDSRLRPDQRHLENGEYDKANEEKLRLETRQRMSRKIQENGWKARWFRRESEDSSFHYAGGYWEARETGKWNDCPDIFGDFSDSGVNSNKVS, via the exons ATGCGTGTAAAACAAATGCATCCTCTGTGTTGCATAACACTCGACAATTCGCCGATCGGAGATCACTCGCCGGACTTAACAATCTCCGACGTACCACTCGACGCCAATGCTGGATCTGAGTCGGCCAGTTGCTTCGCTGGAGTACTTTATAAGTGGACTAACTACGGTAAAGGCTGGAGATCTCGCTGGTTTATTCTCCGTAACGGTGTCATTTCTTACTCTAAGCTTCGTGTCGAAAATCGAGATGTTTTGAGTTCTAGTGAAGATGTTCGGATCATTGGAGACGCTTCATCTAGTCGGTTGTCGCGTCTTGGCAGCTCCGGTGGAAGTAGAGTTCAGACTAAACCTCCTGGAATTGTCCATCTCAAG CAGATCTCTTCATTTAGAGAGAGTAAGTCTGACAATAGACGATTTTACATATTTACTGCTACTAAGACTCTTCACCTGAGGACACATTCCAGAAAAGAGAGGGTGGAATGGATAAAGGCTTTATTTTCAGCTAGAAGTCTTTTTTCCCTAAGACCATTAAACGAAAATTTTTCTCTTGTGCCAAATGACTTGTCTATTTCTACCGCAAGGCTTAAGAAACGGTTGCTTGAAGATGGGATCTGTGAGACACTTGTCAAGGACTGTGAGCAGATTATGCTTTCAGAATTTTCGGAGATAGAAGGACAAGTTAAAGTTCTTTGTGAAGAGCGCTCCAATTTGCTTGACACATTGAGGCAGTTAGAG GCGTCAAATTTCGAAGCTGAGACCTCTGGTGTTCAGGATGGTGGATACCACTTATCAAAGAATGAATATGGAGAAGGGCGTG AATACAGCACAACTGAATCATCAGATGATGTCGAGAAACAAGAATTTGATGAAGTGTCAGATGAAGAGGATACATGCTTTTTCGACACCACGGAGAATTTTCTTGAAACAACCACCAGTTCTGGTCCCGTGGATCACACAATGTACAGTGACAAAAATGAAAGTCAAGTTAGTGATCCAAACAAAATTAATGATAAAACTGATACTTGCAACTCCAGATATCCTGACATTGAGAGGAGAAAAAGGCTACCAGATCCAGTTGAAAAGGAGAAAGGGGTCAGTCTCTGGTCTATGATCAAGGATATGGTGGGAAAAGATCTGAGTCGTGTCTGTCTTCCGGTATATTTTAATGAGCCAATATCTTCTCTCCAAAAATGCTTCGAGGAATTAGAGTATTCTTACCTTTTAGATCGGGCATATGAGCACGGGAAGGAG GGCAACAGTCTCCTAAGAATACTGAATGTTGCTGCTTTTGCGGTTTCCGGATATGCATCATCTGATGGCCGGCATTGTAAACCTTTCAATCCTATGTTAGGAGAAACTTATGAAGCTGACTATCCTGATAAAGGACTGCGATTCTTCTCTGAAAAG GTAAGTCATCATCCAACCATCATTGCCTGCCACTCTGAGGGGAAAGGGTGGAAATTTTGGGGGGACAGCAACCTTAGATCAAAATTCTGGGGAAGATCAATTCAGCTTGATCCTGTTGGAACACTTACTCTAGAGTTTGATGATGGCGAGATTTTTCAATGGAGCAAG GTCACTACTACCATTTATAATCTTATCCTTGGTAAATTGTATTGTGACCACCATGGGACAATGCAAATCAATGGTAATCGCCAGTATTCATGCAAACTCAAGTTCAAAGAGCAATCCATTCTAGATCGAAATCCTCGTCAG GTTAATGGATCTGTGGAAGATGTCTCTGGAAAAAAAGTTGCTTCACTTTGCGGGAAGTGGGATGACAGCATGTACTATACAGAAGGAGATGGGAGTATaaagatgaaagatttttctgaTGCATCTTTGCTCTGGAAGAGGAATGAAACGCCTCCTAATCTTACGCGGTACAACTTAACACCATTCGCGATCACACTAAATGAGTTAACACCAGGACTACAG GAGATGCTTCCGTGTACGGATTCAAGACTTAGACCAGATCAACGACATTTAGAGAATGGTGAGTATGACAAGGCAAATGAAGAGAAGCTAAGGTTGGAGACGCGGCAGAGGATG TCGAGAAAAATACAAGAAAATGGCTGGAAGGCCAGGTGGTTTAGAAGAGAAAGTGAGGACTCCTCCTTTCACTATGCAGGCGGTTATTGGGAAGCACGAGAGACAGGAAAATGGAACGACTGCCCAGATATATTTGGCGATTTCAGCGATTCTGGGGTTAATTCAAACAAGGTGTCCTGA